A genomic window from Actinomycetaceae bacterium MB13-C1-2 includes:
- a CDS encoding ROK family protein encodes MSSSAPLTLCIDCGGGGIKASVLGPDGANIEGPNRTPTPYPLPPELLVSTFVDLAGQLPKADRVTVGMPGMIRNGEVIATPHYITKQGPRSKIVPQLERAWSGFRMSEAASRALGLPVLVLNDAEVAGAASVEGLGLEMIITLGTGLGNAIFLDGVLSPHAELSQGLVRWGLTYDDYLGEHERLRLGDAHWSRRVRRVIEGFEPVYRWDRLYIGGGNARCITEYQRSKIPAGVEYVGNEAGMTGGVRAWELAARK; translated from the coding sequence ATGTCCTCGTCTGCGCCGCTTACCCTCTGCATTGACTGTGGGGGAGGAGGCATCAAAGCCTCCGTTTTGGGACCTGACGGAGCGAACATCGAAGGTCCGAATAGGACTCCCACGCCGTATCCTCTGCCGCCCGAACTGTTGGTTTCGACCTTTGTAGATCTCGCCGGTCAACTTCCCAAAGCCGACCGGGTCACCGTTGGCATGCCGGGCATGATCCGAAATGGCGAGGTGATTGCAACTCCTCACTACATCACCAAGCAGGGCCCGCGTTCGAAGATTGTGCCCCAACTTGAGCGGGCGTGGTCTGGGTTCAGGATGAGCGAAGCTGCCTCACGAGCGCTCGGTTTGCCCGTCCTCGTCCTCAACGACGCGGAGGTAGCGGGAGCAGCCTCAGTCGAGGGCTTGGGCCTCGAAATGATCATCACCCTGGGAACCGGGTTGGGAAACGCGATCTTCCTCGACGGAGTTCTTTCCCCGCACGCTGAACTCTCTCAGGGGCTCGTCCGCTGGGGACTGACCTACGATGACTACCTCGGAGAGCACGAACGCCTTCGCCTTGGCGACGCTCACTGGTCCCGGCGTGTTCGTCGCGTAATTGAGGGATTCGAACCTGTCTACCGTTGGGACCGGCTGTACATCGGCGGCGGTAACGCCCGTTGCATCACCGAGTACCAGCGTTCCAAAATACCGGCCGGGGTGGAGTACGTAGGGAACGAGGCGGGCATGACGGGCGGTGTACGCGCTTGGGAATTGGCGGCCCGGAAATGA
- the truA gene encoding tRNA pseudouridine(38-40) synthase TruA translates to MSGATASQKQTPVVEVDCGDSGRDCVRADVDTGAAHSPETETDEIMVSVTTRDTQRIRFELSYEGSEFHGWATQDGLRTVQGEVEEALATVFREPIRLTVAGRTDAGVHAAHQVAHADLPSGAPAMDDLEHLCDRLNRLIAAGSNEDKGMSDLVIRRIMAVSGDFDARFSAEARHYVYKIVDRREARDPIGRADAWWSPYPDLDVAAMQGAAETLLGTHDFLSFCKPRDGATTIRSLTQLDVSRMGGAIRIEVSADAFCHSMVRSLVGAIVDVGRGTRDPEWVVSLIQHPSRSHGVPIAPARGLTLARIDYPPEEQWAKRSQQARRVRDISETCCG, encoded by the coding sequence ATGAGCGGCGCGACCGCGTCCCAAAAGCAAACTCCCGTCGTTGAGGTCGACTGCGGCGATTCGGGCCGTGACTGCGTCCGGGCGGACGTGGATACCGGGGCCGCGCATAGTCCCGAAACCGAGACGGATGAAATAATGGTCTCGGTGACCACACGTGATACTCAGCGGATTCGTTTTGAGCTTTCGTACGAGGGAAGTGAATTCCACGGTTGGGCCACCCAGGACGGGCTTCGCACAGTTCAGGGGGAGGTTGAGGAAGCCTTAGCGACCGTGTTCCGCGAACCTATCCGTCTCACCGTCGCGGGTCGCACAGACGCCGGAGTGCACGCCGCTCATCAGGTGGCTCACGCTGACCTGCCTTCGGGTGCGCCAGCTATGGACGATCTCGAGCATCTGTGCGACCGCTTGAATCGGCTGATCGCGGCCGGTTCCAATGAAGACAAAGGGATGTCCGATCTTGTCATCCGCCGGATCATGGCGGTCTCTGGCGATTTTGATGCAAGATTCTCTGCCGAGGCACGACACTATGTTTATAAGATCGTTGATCGGCGCGAAGCGCGGGACCCGATCGGTCGCGCCGACGCCTGGTGGAGTCCGTATCCGGATCTGGATGTCGCCGCGATGCAGGGCGCGGCGGAGACATTGTTGGGTACGCATGACTTCCTTTCCTTCTGCAAGCCGCGAGACGGTGCGACCACCATCCGTTCGCTTACTCAACTGGACGTGAGCAGGATGGGGGGAGCCATCCGGATCGAAGTCTCAGCGGACGCGTTCTGCCACTCGATGGTGAGATCCCTCGTCGGAGCCATAGTTGACGTAGGTCGAGGAACGCGGGACCCGGAGTGGGTGGTCTCCCTCATACAACACCCAAGTCGGAGTCACGGAGTGCCGATAGCGCCGGCTCGGGGACTCACCCTGGCTCGCATTGACTATCCGCCGGAAGAGCAGTGGGCGAAGCGTTCGCAGCAGGCACGAAGGGTCCGTGATATCTCAGAGACCTGCTGTGGATGA
- the rplM gene encoding 50S ribosomal protein L13 — MRTYSPKPGDADKKWYVVDASDAVLGRLSAQVAALLRGKHKATFAPHMDMGDNVIVINADKVVLTGNKLDQKMAYRHSGYPGGLRATPYRELMEKNPERAVSKAITGMLPHNSLGRAQAKKLHVYAGPDHPHAAQMPEVYELKQVAQ, encoded by the coding sequence GTGCGCACCTACTCACCGAAGCCAGGCGACGCAGACAAGAAGTGGTATGTCGTTGATGCCAGCGACGCCGTTCTTGGACGCCTGTCGGCCCAGGTTGCTGCCCTTTTGCGCGGCAAGCACAAGGCGACGTTTGCTCCTCACATGGACATGGGCGACAACGTCATCGTCATCAACGCTGACAAAGTCGTACTTACCGGCAACAAGCTCGATCAGAAGATGGCTTACCGCCACTCTGGTTACCCGGGCGGCCTGAGGGCCACCCCGTACCGCGAGCTGATGGAGAAGAATCCTGAGCGCGCCGTTTCTAAGGCGATTACGGGAATGCTTCCCCACAACTCACTGGGACGAGCTCAGGCGAAGAAACTGCATGTATATGCAGGGCCTGACCATCCGCACGCGGCACAAATGCCGGAAGTCTACGAGCTGAAGCAGGTCGCCCAGTAA
- the rpsI gene encoding 30S ribosomal protein S9, whose amino-acid sequence MAETTEVLELDEEVVPSSYTSETETAAPGAGASITAPGAGLGRRKQAIARVRLVPGTGEWTINGRTLENYFPNKLHQQAVNAPFALLDLEGRFDVIALIKGGGPSGQAGALRLGVARALNEIDREANRPALKKAGFLTRDARAVERKKAGLKKARKAPQYSKR is encoded by the coding sequence GTGGCTGAGACCACCGAAGTTTTGGAGCTGGACGAGGAAGTCGTCCCTAGCTCGTACACCAGTGAAACCGAGACGGCTGCTCCTGGAGCTGGCGCCTCGATCACCGCACCGGGCGCGGGCCTGGGTCGTCGCAAGCAGGCTATTGCTCGCGTCCGACTGGTTCCCGGCACCGGCGAGTGGACGATTAATGGTCGTACCCTCGAGAACTACTTCCCGAACAAGTTGCACCAGCAGGCCGTGAACGCTCCGTTCGCTCTGCTTGACCTTGAGGGACGTTTTGATGTTATCGCTCTGATCAAGGGCGGCGGTCCTTCAGGACAGGCCGGGGCATTGCGCCTTGGTGTGGCTCGCGCACTCAACGAGATTGATCGTGAGGCCAACCGTCCGGCACTGAAGAAGGCTGGCTTCTTGACCCGTGACGCTCGCGCTGTTGAGCGTAAGAAGGCTGGTCTGAAGAAGGCACGTAAGGCGCCGCAGTACTCGAAGCGCTAG
- the glmM gene encoding phosphoglucosamine mutase — MARLFGTDGVRGLANRDITADLALQLGEAAARRIGPAVKVPDRKPRCVIGRDTRVSGEFLDHAIAAGLAASGVDAVRIGVVPTPAVAHLTATEDEVDFGVMISASHNPMPDNGIKFFAHGGYKLDDQIEDEIAELLGQEWERPIADAVGEVWYDDDMAEKSYVEHLVASCGVNLKGLRIAVDCANGAASVLGPEALRAAGADVVVINAFPDGRNINDECGSTHPGQLQAVTVASGANFGVAYDGDADRCIAVDHRGDLVDGDKIMGVLALQMKAEGRLAKDTLVVTVMSNLGLLNAMRQSGIEVVQSAVGDRYVLEAMREDGFSLGGEQSGHVIASDYATTGDGVLTSMLLARTLKESGRSLADLATQIPRLPQTLINVKGVDRGGLDHEGVQEAVKYVEDLLGDQGRVLMRPSGTEPLVRVMVEAPTQQQADGMAETVATAVRKYLSVDA; from the coding sequence ATGGCAAGACTGTTCGGAACTGACGGCGTTCGAGGGCTCGCTAATCGCGACATTACTGCAGACTTAGCTCTGCAACTTGGGGAAGCTGCGGCCCGCCGCATCGGCCCCGCGGTAAAGGTTCCTGATCGTAAGCCTCGTTGCGTCATCGGCCGCGATACAAGGGTGTCGGGAGAGTTTCTCGACCATGCCATCGCCGCAGGTCTTGCCGCCTCCGGCGTGGACGCCGTCCGCATCGGGGTTGTCCCGACTCCTGCAGTAGCGCACCTTACTGCCACTGAGGATGAGGTGGACTTTGGAGTCATGATCTCCGCCTCCCACAATCCAATGCCCGACAACGGCATCAAATTCTTCGCGCACGGTGGTTACAAACTCGATGACCAGATCGAGGACGAGATCGCCGAACTCCTAGGACAAGAGTGGGAACGCCCCATTGCAGACGCAGTCGGCGAGGTCTGGTACGACGATGACATGGCTGAAAAATCTTACGTCGAGCACCTTGTGGCATCTTGCGGCGTGAATCTCAAGGGCCTCCGCATTGCAGTCGACTGCGCGAACGGTGCGGCCTCCGTGCTCGGCCCGGAGGCATTACGCGCGGCCGGCGCTGACGTGGTGGTCATTAACGCCTTCCCAGATGGTCGGAACATTAATGACGAGTGCGGTTCCACCCATCCGGGTCAGCTTCAGGCCGTGACGGTCGCGTCTGGTGCCAACTTTGGGGTCGCCTACGACGGGGATGCCGACCGCTGCATTGCAGTGGACCATCGGGGTGATCTGGTTGATGGTGACAAGATTATGGGAGTCCTAGCGTTACAGATGAAAGCCGAGGGGCGGCTGGCCAAGGACACTCTTGTGGTCACTGTGATGTCCAATCTTGGCCTGCTTAATGCAATGCGCCAGAGCGGAATCGAGGTTGTCCAAAGCGCGGTCGGAGACCGGTACGTGCTAGAGGCGATGCGCGAAGATGGCTTTTCTCTGGGTGGGGAACAATCGGGCCACGTCATTGCTAGCGATTATGCAACCACCGGCGATGGTGTCCTCACGTCCATGCTCTTGGCTCGCACTCTTAAGGAGTCGGGTAGGAGTCTTGCCGATTTGGCCACTCAGATTCCCAGACTTCCCCAGACTCTGATTAACGTTAAGGGCGTTGACCGTGGCGGACTGGACCACGAGGGAGTTCAGGAAGCCGTGAAGTACGTCGAAGACTTGCTGGGAGATCAGGGTAGGGTGCTTATGAGGCCCTCGGGTACAGAACCCCTCGTTCGCGTGATGGTTGAAGCACCAACGCAACAGCAGGCTGACGGGATGGCCGAGACGGTAGCAACCGCGGTGAGGAAGTATCTGTCGGTGGACGCGTAG
- a CDS encoding HAD family phosphatase, translated as MDAVIFDMDGVLVDTEAAHETLGEEFFKSKRLDMPPEVTRTLIGATGEKFWGTFEARNPGVDSGAVRREYNEFMDSRLTDYSKIMNPGVSSLIASIKRAGYGLALATSSGRANAERVLSQCGLEEFFDVVVCGGDVSESKPSPQIFLKAADLLGVTPSACVIVEDSHNGVRAGKASGATVLGKEDKRFFQDISSADQIVTTLEGLSVHDLEALWDQAN; from the coding sequence ATGGATGCGGTCATCTTCGATATGGATGGCGTATTGGTCGATACCGAGGCGGCTCACGAAACGTTGGGCGAAGAGTTCTTCAAATCAAAGAGGCTAGACATGCCTCCAGAAGTCACCAGAACTCTGATTGGCGCAACAGGAGAGAAGTTCTGGGGAACGTTTGAAGCTCGCAATCCCGGAGTTGACTCCGGTGCTGTACGCAGAGAATATAACGAGTTCATGGACTCCCGACTTACCGACTACTCGAAGATTATGAACCCCGGAGTTTCCTCGCTGATCGCCTCGATCAAGAGGGCAGGTTACGGGCTGGCCCTAGCGACCTCCAGCGGGCGCGCAAACGCAGAACGCGTTTTGAGCCAGTGCGGGCTTGAGGAATTCTTTGATGTGGTCGTCTGTGGTGGGGACGTCTCTGAATCCAAGCCCTCCCCACAGATCTTTCTGAAGGCCGCTGATTTGCTCGGTGTGACACCCTCTGCCTGCGTCATCGTGGAGGACTCTCATAATGGTGTCCGGGCTGGTAAAGCCTCCGGAGCGACTGTCCTAGGTAAAGAGGACAAACGGTTTTTTCAGGATATCTCGTCCGCCGATCAAATCGTCACGACGCTTGAAGGGCTATCCGTTCATGATCTTGAGGCCCTCTGGGATCAAGCGAACTAG
- the coaA gene encoding type I pantothenate kinase — MGPFTHFSREQWSAAAPQTPLPLTPEDVEKLASLGDPIDLAEVDAIYRPLSALLQLYMDSTRRNAAGRQTLLGEPYQRPTPFVIGIAGSVAVGKSTVARLLQLLLSRWPRTPRVDLITTDGFLLPNEELKRRGILGRKGFPESYDRRALLEFVARVKAGESNVEAPVYSHVIYDIVPGKHLTVSHPDILIVEGLNVLLPARTGPGSLGVSLADYFDFRIYVDADPKDIERWYVDRFLQLRQTAFTNPASYFKNYASLTDAEAIETAKGIWRSINLPNLVENIAPTRPRATLVLKKDSDHLIEDIFLRKI, encoded by the coding sequence GTGGGTCCGTTCACTCACTTTTCGCGTGAGCAGTGGTCCGCAGCAGCCCCCCAGACCCCTCTGCCGTTGACCCCGGAAGATGTCGAGAAGCTTGCTTCCTTGGGTGATCCGATCGATCTGGCCGAGGTAGACGCGATCTACCGTCCCTTGTCCGCGCTGCTGCAGCTGTACATGGACTCGACGCGCCGCAATGCGGCCGGCCGTCAAACCCTGCTAGGCGAGCCGTACCAGCGTCCGACTCCCTTCGTCATCGGCATTGCTGGATCCGTCGCGGTCGGCAAGTCGACGGTGGCGAGGTTGCTGCAGTTACTGTTATCGCGCTGGCCTCGTACTCCCCGGGTCGATCTGATCACCACCGATGGGTTCCTGCTGCCAAACGAGGAACTCAAGCGTCGCGGGATCCTTGGGCGTAAAGGTTTCCCTGAGTCGTATGACCGGAGAGCGCTGCTTGAGTTTGTTGCGCGCGTGAAGGCGGGCGAAAGCAACGTTGAGGCGCCCGTATACTCACACGTCATCTACGATATCGTCCCGGGAAAGCACCTCACGGTGAGCCACCCGGATATCCTCATAGTCGAGGGTCTAAACGTCTTGCTTCCCGCACGGACCGGTCCGGGAAGCTTAGGAGTGAGCCTGGCGGACTATTTCGACTTCAGGATCTATGTCGACGCCGACCCGAAAGACATCGAGCGCTGGTACGTTGATCGTTTCCTTCAGCTACGTCAGACTGCGTTTACGAATCCGGCCTCGTACTTCAAGAACTACGCATCGTTGACTGACGCCGAGGCGATCGAGACCGCGAAGGGAATTTGGAGAAGTATCAACCTTCCAAACCTCGTCGAGAACATCGCTCCAACTCGTCCCCGCGCAACCCTCGTCCTGAAGAAGGATTCAGATCACCTGATTGAGGACATCTTCCTCAGAAAGATCTAG
- a CDS encoding ADP/ATP-dependent (S)-NAD(P)H-hydrate dehydratase, giving the protein MSQGTRYGALAKAQDHGHRSEVGFDRAVQISTDWVSRRLTTPTSADNKYTRGAVLVATGSPTYPGAAVLGCLGAAKTGSGYVRYLGPTRCEDLVLARLPEAVMGGGRCDAAVIGSGWDASMASIVDTVARDCGQNRTPLVVDAGALTGAREWAEGGAPVVATPHPGEAVSLMRQLIPDRVLSREQVEESPAHVSALLARALGAVVVVKAAKTAVADPRGPVYVFTAPAGWGAVAGAGDVLAGVIATCLAARSGDLEQSTETKVQLSEGSASLLRSSALGEAVAVGVGIHGLAAGFASGVLDGELGSSGTQGHPILATDIAEAIPVTIGVLLSRAHGSL; this is encoded by the coding sequence ATGTCACAGGGGACCCGATACGGAGCCTTGGCGAAGGCCCAGGACCATGGACACAGGTCCGAGGTTGGCTTTGACAGGGCAGTCCAAATCTCGACTGACTGGGTTTCGCGACGTCTCACAACCCCCACCTCGGCCGACAATAAGTACACGCGGGGTGCGGTCCTTGTCGCCACCGGTTCGCCGACGTATCCGGGAGCCGCGGTCCTCGGTTGCCTCGGAGCGGCCAAGACGGGATCCGGGTACGTTCGTTACCTTGGACCAACTCGGTGCGAGGACCTAGTTTTGGCCAGACTTCCCGAGGCCGTGATGGGTGGAGGTCGCTGCGATGCGGCTGTTATCGGTAGCGGTTGGGATGCTTCGATGGCTTCGATTGTGGACACGGTCGCGAGGGACTGTGGGCAGAATCGGACACCTCTGGTGGTGGATGCCGGGGCGCTCACGGGGGCTCGAGAGTGGGCTGAGGGTGGTGCCCCGGTGGTCGCTACTCCTCATCCCGGTGAAGCCGTTTCATTAATGAGGCAACTGATACCGGATCGTGTCCTGTCCAGAGAACAGGTCGAAGAAAGTCCGGCGCACGTCTCAGCGCTCCTTGCTAGAGCGCTGGGAGCAGTCGTCGTTGTCAAGGCAGCGAAGACCGCCGTTGCGGACCCAAGAGGCCCTGTTTATGTCTTTACGGCACCCGCGGGTTGGGGTGCAGTTGCCGGGGCAGGGGATGTCTTGGCTGGAGTAATCGCTACATGTCTGGCAGCAAGGTCGGGTGATTTGGAGCAATCGACAGAGACAAAAGTGCAACTGTCCGAAGGTAGCGCCAGTCTCCTGCGCTCCTCGGCTTTGGGTGAGGCGGTGGCGGTAGGCGTCGGGATCCATGGCCTCGCTGCGGGCTTCGCCTCCGGAGTATTGGACGGGGAACTTGGTTCTAGTGGGACGCAGGGCCATCCAATCCTGGCGACAGATATCGCCGAAGCAATCCCAGTGACAATCGGCGTACTGCTTTCGCGGGCTCACGGTTCACTGTGA
- a CDS encoding GRP family sugar transporter, with product MSLLLALSPSILWGFMGILLMKFGGNSRQQTMGQILGGLIVGVLFAVFFGTNPSLTDNMVAFVSGLIMSTGILFQMKAYHNIGVSRVMPLTTGLQLLGFALVGVLGFGEWLGTPALPVGITGVVAITAGVLLTAWTEKQDTVSPVPVPVIEPGESGELGYAPADRTATVDTDSGSAPTSTQLRAGIIQTLLCTAFYIAAPLPIRVFDVDPVTTFLPQSLGWVVMGILVTFPLVAGDRGAKDDRFSKYTLRAMIPGAMWALGVVVMQFSQATVGVAIGFSLSQMGVVISTFGGIWLLGETRTKREMQVITLGVVCLVIGALLLGLAKSLDVPI from the coding sequence TTGTCCCTTCTTCTCGCGCTCTCACCATCGATTCTCTGGGGATTCATGGGAATACTCCTGATGAAGTTCGGGGGAAACAGTCGGCAGCAGACAATGGGACAGATTCTCGGCGGATTGATTGTTGGAGTCCTCTTCGCAGTGTTCTTTGGAACCAACCCGAGCCTGACCGACAACATGGTCGCTTTCGTTTCGGGATTGATCATGTCCACAGGAATCCTGTTCCAGATGAAGGCGTACCACAACATCGGTGTCTCGCGGGTGATGCCGTTAACGACCGGTTTGCAGCTACTTGGCTTTGCATTAGTTGGTGTCCTTGGATTTGGAGAATGGCTCGGCACTCCTGCGCTTCCAGTTGGGATCACGGGGGTGGTGGCCATTACGGCCGGGGTCTTGCTCACTGCCTGGACCGAGAAGCAAGACACGGTTTCTCCAGTTCCTGTTCCGGTGATCGAACCGGGTGAGAGCGGCGAGCTTGGGTATGCTCCAGCCGACCGAACCGCAACGGTAGACACGGACAGTGGTTCGGCACCAACTTCGACCCAACTCCGAGCGGGGATCATCCAGACACTGCTGTGCACCGCCTTCTATATTGCCGCGCCACTTCCGATCCGGGTCTTCGACGTCGATCCGGTAACCACGTTCCTCCCGCAATCCCTCGGCTGGGTCGTGATGGGAATACTCGTAACCTTCCCTTTGGTTGCAGGGGACCGTGGGGCCAAGGACGATCGCTTCAGTAAGTACACCCTGCGGGCCATGATCCCAGGGGCCATGTGGGCGCTGGGTGTCGTGGTCATGCAGTTCTCCCAGGCAACGGTTGGCGTGGCGATTGGGTTTTCACTGTCGCAGATGGGAGTTGTCATCTCGACTTTCGGAGGGATTTGGCTACTCGGGGAAACAAGGACGAAGAGAGAAATGCAGGTCATAACACTCGGCGTTGTCTGCCTAGTGATCGGCGCACTACTGCTGGGCCTTGCTAAATCACTAGACGTCCCGATCTAG
- the pgl gene encoding 6-phosphogluconolactonase yields MSTRIVIHPDADTVAAAVAAQLASEVIDRQSRMAPVHLVLTGGTVGIKTLEQLATSATASAIDWSGVHLWWGDERFLPEGDPERNETQAREALINGLGDALPAVNVHYVPRPGESGIETPEDAAREYATELAKFANEGEAVPSFDILLLGVGPDGHIASLFPGNSALGASGAAVGVHDAPKPPPQRVSLTFDAINNARNVWLVVAGADKAAAVASAWSGSPVEQTPAGHVHGAEETLWVVDEAASQKLW; encoded by the coding sequence GTGAGTACAAGAATCGTTATCCACCCGGACGCCGATACCGTCGCAGCGGCAGTAGCAGCGCAGCTGGCGAGCGAGGTGATCGACCGACAGTCGCGAATGGCCCCGGTCCATCTGGTTTTGACCGGCGGCACTGTTGGTATCAAGACATTGGAACAGCTCGCCACCAGCGCGACCGCGAGCGCAATTGACTGGAGCGGGGTCCACCTCTGGTGGGGGGACGAACGTTTCTTGCCTGAGGGCGATCCCGAACGGAACGAGACGCAGGCGCGCGAGGCGCTCATCAATGGACTCGGCGACGCGTTGCCCGCAGTGAACGTGCACTACGTCCCTCGCCCTGGTGAATCAGGAATCGAAACGCCCGAGGACGCCGCCAGAGAGTATGCCACTGAGTTAGCAAAGTTTGCGAACGAGGGTGAGGCAGTCCCCTCGTTCGACATACTTCTGTTGGGGGTCGGCCCAGACGGACATATCGCATCGCTGTTCCCGGGGAACTCTGCGCTTGGTGCCAGCGGGGCGGCCGTGGGGGTGCACGATGCCCCGAAGCCCCCACCCCAGCGGGTCTCGTTGACTTTCGACGCCATCAACAACGCGCGCAACGTTTGGCTAGTGGTGGCAGGAGCCGACAAGGCCGCAGCGGTGGCTTCCGCCTGGTCAGGGTCGCCTGTCGAGCAAACTCCGGCAGGACACGTACACGGGGCAGAAGAGACCCTCTGGGTAGTCGACGAGGCCGCTTCTCAGAAGCTGTGGTAG
- a CDS encoding glucose-6-phosphate dehydrogenase assembly protein OpcA yields MIIELPDTTVSQINRRLVTVREQGGAVALSRVLTLVIDAGDCDIEPAIEAANAASHEHPCRVIVLSHEPDTDGKLNAELRLGRDAGASEVIVLRHSEELSQHLDTLVLPLLLPDAPVVIYWPHEAPTDPSEDPVGKLGQRRITDSRSDPRGIDLLLTLRDAYVPGDTDLAWTRTTLWRSRIAATLDQPPFEPVLRATVAGEEGHPSIDLLAGWLALRLECPVDMELIKGVPGLTEVRLERASGTIVLSRPDGNVASFNLPGQPAQRISLPMRSLGDALAEDLRRLDSDEVYGDVLREGLSLVEGR; encoded by the coding sequence TTGATTATCGAACTGCCTGACACCACAGTTTCCCAGATCAACCGCCGCCTGGTTACGGTGCGCGAACAGGGTGGCGCAGTTGCACTTTCGAGGGTGCTTACTCTGGTGATCGATGCCGGTGACTGCGACATTGAGCCTGCTATTGAGGCTGCCAATGCGGCAAGCCACGAGCACCCGTGCCGTGTCATCGTCCTGTCCCATGAGCCCGATACCGACGGAAAGCTGAATGCAGAGCTACGTCTTGGTCGTGATGCGGGTGCTAGTGAGGTCATTGTGCTCCGCCACAGCGAGGAACTCTCGCAGCACCTGGATACCCTTGTGCTACCGCTGCTTCTCCCTGACGCTCCGGTGGTCATCTACTGGCCGCATGAAGCGCCGACTGATCCCTCTGAAGACCCCGTCGGCAAGCTGGGACAGCGCCGTATTACCGACAGTCGGTCAGACCCTCGGGGCATCGACCTACTTCTTACCCTTCGGGACGCCTATGTCCCGGGGGACACCGATCTGGCGTGGACTAGAACAACGCTGTGGCGTAGCCGAATAGCGGCAACACTGGACCAACCCCCGTTCGAACCCGTCCTTCGGGCAACCGTCGCGGGCGAGGAGGGTCATCCGTCGATCGATCTGCTCGCGGGTTGGCTCGCGCTGCGCCTCGAATGTCCGGTTGATATGGAACTGATAAAGGGTGTGCCGGGGCTGACAGAGGTTCGTTTGGAACGCGCGAGTGGAACGATAGTCCTTTCAAGGCCCGACGGAAACGTGGCATCCTTCAATCTGCCCGGGCAGCCCGCACAGCGCATCTCGCTACCAATGCGCTCGTTGGGGGACGCGCTGGCGGAGGACCTGCGCCGATTGGACTCAGACGAGGTCTATGGGGATGTCCTTCGGGAAGGACTCTCGCTTGTCGAGGGCAGATAG